The Neochlamydia sp. AcF84 nucleotide sequence TCTAGGGAAATAAATTTTTGATGGTAAGCAATTTCCTCAAGTGCCGCAATACAGTAGCCCTGCCGCTCTTCGATCACTTGTACAAATTGGCTTGCTTGCATCAAGCTTTCATAAGTTCCTGCATCTAACCAAGCGAAGCCTCTGCCCATGATATTTAGGGAAACTTGACCTTTTTCCATGTAGATGCGATTAATATCGGTAATTTCTAATTCGCCTCTTGCCGAGGGTTTTAAACTTTGAGCAATTTCTACTACTTGATTGTCATAAAAATAGAGGCCGGTGACAGCAATATTGGATTTTGGCTGGGCAGGTTTTTCTTCTAATGAGATCACTAGGCCTTTTTCATTTACTTCCGCGACACCATAACGTTCGGGCGATTTGACTTCATACCCAAAGAGAGTAGCGCCAATTGCTTTTGAAAGAGCTTTCTCTAGCAAAGGCTCTAGCTGGTTGCCGTAGAAGATATTATCCCCTAAGATTAAGCAAACAGCATCGTTGCCAATGAAATCTTGGCCAATAATAAATGCTTCAGCAAGGCCGTTTGGTTTAGCTTGTACGGCGTAACTTAGCGATAAGCCATATTGCGAGCCATCACCCAAGAGTCTTTTAAATAAAAATTGTTCTTCAGCCGTCGTGATGATAAGAATATCTTGGATATGAGCTAACATCAGAATAGAGAGGGGATAATAGATCATGGGTTTGTTATAGACAGGAAGTAGCTGTTTAGAAACTCCTATGGTTAGGGGATGCAAACGCGTGCCGCTGCCACCTGCTAAAATAATACCTTTCATTGTTTTATGCCTTGTAAGGTAAGAATTTATGAAAATATCTTAAGATTTTAAAGGATGTTATGAATGTTGCAGGAATTTGTCAATTTTTTTGAACAGCGGTTATTTTCAGGATTTAAACATCAAGAGGGGTAGCCAAAAATGCTGCCGCTTATCAGTTGATAAACGATTTTACATTTAAATTATTAAAGGTTAACCTATTGCTAATTAATTATAGTGGTTTTTCCAGGTTAATCTTGCAAGAGAATTCGGTTTGCACAATAATTTTGCCATCCAGCAAAATCTATTCATGGGTAAAGTATGTTATTAGATGACTATGAAGAATTCTCAGAAAGCCAACGTAAAATTTTGGAACGTTATGTGACCAACACAAGTGGTCATATTTTCGTTCTTCGTAATCTTCCTGAGGTTATCAAGGGAGCTTTGTTTTCACGCTACTCGCGTTCTACTTTAGGCCTGCGTTCGCTGTTACTTAAAGAATTTATCTCCAATGAAGAAGAATCGGGATTTTTAACTATTGCCGGGGCAGATAAGGAGCACTCAGAGCAGGATAACGACCAGTCTTTAGCTATCAAAAAAGCACAAAATTTCTATGATCGCATTTTGGATGGATATGGAGATGACTCTATAGGAGAGCTAGGAGGAGCTCACATAGCCATTGAAAATGTTTCTATGCTATCGGCTAAGTTTATTGAAGACTGTCGCATAGGAGGCTCGCCTTTGGAGAAGTCTACACGCTATATTTATTTTGATCAAAAAGTTAAGGGAGAGTACCTTTTTTATCGCGAGCCCATCTTAATGACTTCTGCTTATCGAGATATCTATGTAAACACTTGCAATATGCTTTTTGAAACTTACTCTAAGCTTATCCCGCCTTTAACTCAATTGTTTGAAGAAAAGTTTCCTTATCATCCTACTGCTTCAAAGACGGCCTATACAGCGGCT carries:
- the rfbA gene encoding glucose-1-phosphate thymidylyltransferase RfbA; amino-acid sequence: MKGIILAGGSGTRLHPLTIGVSKQLLPVYNKPMIYYPLSILMLAHIQDILIITTAEEQFLFKRLLGDGSQYGLSLSYAVQAKPNGLAEAFIIGQDFIGNDAVCLILGDNIFYGNQLEPLLEKALSKAIGATLFGYEVKSPERYGVAEVNEKGLVISLEEKPAQPKSNIAVTGLYFYDNQVVEIAQSLKPSARGELEITDINRIYMEKGQVSLNIMGRGFAWLDAGTYESLMQASQFVQVIEERQGYCIAALEEIAYHQKFISLEQLYALGEKLGKSGYGQYLLDIAEKENNILKGHV